The following nucleotide sequence is from Mangifera indica cultivar Alphonso chromosome 1, CATAS_Mindica_2.1, whole genome shotgun sequence.
TGTACAATCTTTCACattgttgaaaagaaaattttttctttctgcaTTAATCACATATCAAACACCATGAAGCAATACTATCAGAATTGTAAATGTTCTTTGTTACATTACTTCTTTGGTTTTATGCTTTGTGGATGATTAACTCAGGATGAACTCCCTCTACTAGATTTCATGAAGCAATAATTCCatggtttatttttttggtaattaataaattCCATAGTTATTGTCGCAAATTTTTACCAAATGTTAAATTCCATATGAGCAATGATATGTGTTCATACTTTTGGTAcaaaaatgatatgtcattatgtgattgaatgttactttatctttaatttaaaatcattcaattacaaaataacatattatttatgtatctaaattgtgtataaaaaatatgtacgtataatttttttgttatattattctGTATAACTATCCAAAAGAAATCAAAACATGTTACACCACTCAATATAGACCTACCTTGTAGGTTTTAGGTTTTGGTTTCTCAAATATTTGTAGGGTACCCGGACCGCACACCCCTGGGAAGAGTATTGTTTTTTCAATCGTTTGTATACAATCAGAGTCCTGTTTATTGGGCATACATCATGTACTCGCAAAATCTTTTCAATTGTATATAATCGTTGGTATTTATGAATCCAGACTTTCCAGTACCATTAGTCTTCCCCACTGCATTCACTTTATTTCATTTACTAGCAGAAAAAACTTGCTTTTAAACTCTCATTTTGACCTGGTTAATAATCTACTACAATGGAATCTGCTAGGTAACAGTTAATTTGTAGCCAAGGAAGGACCATAGCCATTCAGGTGTGACTTTTGCCATCTCCATGCAATTTTTAAACTCTCTTCAAGGTCTGTATACCTGGCTGTCCAATTCAACTCATGCCTTATTTTCAATGGATCACTATATACTTCAGCATAATCCCCTGGGCGCCTGCTCAGGTATTCAATCTTTATATCCACTCCTGTTGCCTTCTTACATGCCTCCACAAATTCCTTCACTGATCTTCCTGCAATTCATCCGAACAAAGTACgtgtttgaaaaattatttgtctttcaGAAACCAAATGACTGGTTAGGAAGAAAGTGTGAAGTACCTTTTCCTGTGCCAACATTATAGATACCAACTTTCCCAGGTTTTGCATTTGCAAGAGCAAGCACATGAGCATCAACCAAGTCAGTGACATCAATGTAGTCCCGCACACAAGTCCCATCTGCTGTTTTATAGTCTGTTCCTCTAACCTTGAGTCCAGGAATTATCCCTCGAGCTGCATCAAAACAAGCACCAGATATACGGCCATGCTCTCTTAGCTTGGCGCGAGGAGCTTCTCCTAATCTTCCTTCTGGGTCTGATCCAATCACATTAAAGTATCTGACATCACAGTTATATGTACAAAAAGTCAGCCCCATATTGAGATGAGGTGATTGAGGTACTAATGAATAGAAACACAGTACAAAATCAAGCATCGACTACCTTAGGATCATGAAAGCCATGTTGGTGGTTTTGGAAAAGTCGATTATGATATCTTCTGACATTTTCTTGGCTTTTCCGTATGGATTGATGGGCATCTGCATTGacaaattgatgtgaaatacaaaaactttgtcaaatTCAGCTGCAAGGTCATGGTTTTTTTTTGACAAAGCCTTAACTTGTGAACTGAAATATTCACACAGAAAATGTATGTAGAAATCTCACTTGAGGGGTTTCTTCTGTCATTGGCATCTTCAGAGGCTCTCCATAAGTTGCACAGGTACTAGAATATATTAGTGTCTTCACATTATGTGCTGTCATTGCCTCTAAAACTACCAAGGTGTTTGATGTTATGTTATGATAGTACCTGCACAgaaattttcaatgaaattcGGTCACCTGATCTTCAACAAATCGGCTCAGAGAATTTTATCACTTAATCAAGTTAATACCTAAGAGGTTCAAGTGTGCTTTCACCAACATAAGCAACAGCTGCAAAATGGATCACTGCATCAAATGCGTTTTCTGCAAAGATTTTGTTGACCTGaaata
It contains:
- the LOC123211347 gene encoding probable UDP-arabinose 4-epimerase 2, whose amino-acid sequence is MDSLNGKRRVNFTGRILVAALLATVFIIFFTTSSDSTHNAFSHHEIGVTHVLVTGGAGYIGSHAVLRLLKDSYRVTIVDNLSRGNMGAVKILQQLFPEPGRLQFIYADLGDAKSVNKIFAENAFDAVIHFAAVAYVGESTLEPLRYYHNITSNTLVVLEAMTAHNVKTLIYSSTCATYGEPLKMPMTEETPQMPINPYGKAKKMSEDIIIDFSKTTNMAFMILRYFNVIGSDPEGRLGEAPRAKLREHGRISGACFDAARGIIPGLKVRGTDYKTADGTCVRDYIDVTDLVDAHVLALANAKPGKVGIYNVGTGKGRSVKEFVEACKKATGVDIKIEYLSRRPGDYAEVYSDPLKIRHELNWTARYTDLEESLKIAWRWQKSHLNGYGPSLATN